One Bremerella alba genomic window, AAACCCGTTCCAGGAGCCAATCTCTTCGTTGTGCTTGCCGACTGCTCGCAAAGCTTACAAGTCATCGACCCTGACCAAAGCGTCACACGTGCTGAACAATTGAAAAAGCGTCTTGATCGCTCTGAGTCGTGGCAGGTGCGTCTAGGACAAGAATTCGATGTACGTCGCTACGAGTTCGACGATCAATTGTCGCCGGTGACCGACTTTCAAAATTTTTCCGCTGACGGCCGGGCCTCGGCCCTGTTGTCTGCGTTAGAGTCGATCGCCGATCGCTTCTCCAATCGTCCGATCGCCGGCGTGCTTCTGCTGACCGATGGTAATGCGACGGATACCACTGAGGATACCGTCGATTGGAGCAAGTACCCTCCCGTCTTTCCCGTACAAATCGGATCTGACGAGCCTGCGGTCGATATTCAAGTACACCGGGTCGCTGCCAGCCAGACCAACTTTGAAGCATCGCCCGTCACCGTGACAGCAGATATCAGCGTTACCGGCTTCCCCAGCGAACCGATCGTGGTCGAACTGCTTGATGAACACGGCGAAATTCTCGAAACGCAAACAGTCACTAAAGTACGAGAAGGCCAGTTGTTTGCGACCCGGTTTCAAATCAAGCCGGGCCAGCGAGGCGTCTTGTTTTATCAGATTCGCGCGTATGCCGAGTCACAGCAAGGCGTCTTCGAGGATGCCAGCAAGAGTTCAGAGGCAACCCTTCTTAATAACAGCCGCACCGTGATGGTAAATCGCGGTCATGGACCGTACAAAGTTCTCTACGTATCGGGGCGCCCCAACTGGGAGTTCAAATTCCTAAATCGATCCCTGTCCGAAGACGACGAAGTTGAGCTACATGGGCTGATTCGTATTGCCAAAAAGGAACCGCGATTCCAATTCCGCGAGAAAGATTCCAACGCCAACCGCATCTTTACCAATACCGACGACCAGGCAAAAGAGCAGGTCGAACAATACGATGAACCAGTTCTGTTGCGTGTCGGAAAGCTAGAACAAGGAGAGCTTTCCGGGGGATTTCCCAAATCTGCCGACGAGTTGTTTCCGTACCACGCGATCATTTTAGATGACCTGGAAGCCGATTTTTTTTCGCAACAACAAAAGTCTCTTATCCAGGAATTTGTCAGTCTGCGTGGGGGCGGCTTACTAATGCTCGGTGGCGGTGAGTCGTTTGTCGAAGGGGACTATCTTCGCTCTCCGATCGGCGATGTCTTGCCCATTTATCTAAATAGCGTCTCACCACGACCTGGCGCCGGTGAGTTCTCACTAGCGCTGACACGCGAAGGGCTGTTAGAACCATGGATCCGAGTTCGAACGACGCAGCAGCAAGAGCAGCAGCGTCTCGATTCAATGCCCCAACTGCGCATACTCAACGAGGTGGGGGCACTCAAACCCGGTGCCAGTGAATTGTTGTCAATTGTCTCGAATCGTGGCGAAAGTCGCCCCGGTCTTGTTACCCAGCGATTTGGCAAGGGACGCACGGCGGCCTTTCTGATAGGAGACCTTTGGAGGTGGAAGCTTCACCACTCATCGCGCGACAACGACGACTTCGAGCGCACTTGGCGGCAAACCATTCGCTGGCTTATCGCAGATGTTCCCCAGCGAGTTCGTGTGGAGGCGTTCTCGATTAAGGAGGCCCCGAACCAACCCGTTAAGGTTGCGATCCAGGTCAGCGACGAAAGCTATCAGCCTCTGGATAATGCAGAAGTGAACATCGAAGTTACAACTCCATCGGAGGAACACCTCAGCCTAAAAGCAGAACCGAAGGACGCTGTCTCTGGCCAGTACAGTTCCAACTATGTATCTCGCACTGTTGGACCTTACCGAGCAACGGTCATCACGAATAATCCGGACGGCAGCGAAATCGAACGAGTCGAAACAGGCTGGGTAGCCGATCCGGCTGCCGAGGAGTTTGCCAATCTACAGCCTAACGTAAAGCTACTACAGTCAATCGCCCAAGCATCAGGGGGCGAACTGATTCCGCTCGACCGACTCGAGGCTTTCGTCAGTACGCTTTCGGACCGTGAAATTCCCATCGCGGAACCGACGGTTCGTTCTGTCTGGCATACTTGGGGAGTCTTTCTGTTGGCAATCAGTTTGTTAAGCATCGAATGGGGACTTCGTCGCTGGAAGGGACTTGCCTGAGATGATGTGGTTTTTAACGTGCGTTGTATTGCTTGCACCAGCAGGTACTGAGGCGAAACAGGAAACCCCAGAAACAATTGTCGTCGTTGTCGTCGGCGAACCTGGGGACGATAAATACCAAGAACTCTTCACGCAGTGGGCAGAGCGGTGGAAAACTGCCACAGAGCAAACGACTGCCCGGCTCGTCACCATTGGACTGGATGAGTCCGGTTCCTCCGACCCACCAGATCGTCTGTTTTTGGAAGAAACCCTGGCGGCACTGATTAAGGAACCACCCCAAACGCTCTGGCTTGTATTAATCGGGCACGGCACGTTCGACGGAAAGAAGGCCAAATTCAATCTGCGCGGCCCCGATATCAGCGCGGAGGAGCTTTCTGAGCTTCTTTCTCCTATCTCCTGTCGCATGGCGATTATCAACTGTGCATCGGCAAGCGGTCCGTTCATTCATCCACTCTCTGGCCGCGATCGCATCATCGTTACCGCAACACAAAGTGGTTATGAATACAATTTTGCTCGGTTCGGGGACTTCCTTTCACAAACAATCGGCGATTCCTCAGGCGATTTGGACAAAGACGGTCAGACCTCGCTGCTGGAAGCCTGGATCGCGGCATCCAAGCAGACACAAAATTATTACGACTCGCAGTCGCAACTAGCAACCGAGCATGCTTTGCTTGATGACAACGGCGACAGAAAAGGGACGCCTGCCGATTGGTTCCGTGGGATTTACGTCACCAAGTCTTCCAAAGATAACTCGATCCCTGATGGCACTTTAGCGAACCAATTTATCTTGGTACCCGACCAAGGCAGACCCATCTTTCCCCAAGAACTGTTAGCAGAGCGAAACCAACTCGAACATAAGTTAGCACAGCTTCGACAGCAGAAATTGGAACTCGGCGACGAGGAGTATCTAAGCCAATTGCAGGCGATTTTGGTTCCCCTGGCGAAGCTTTACCAAGCAGTTGAGCCTTCCCCCGGCAAAGACGCCGAAGCGGAGTCATCGGAAGCAAGTCCGTAACGCGGCCATCTTGGCGTAATAAGCGAAGCGCACAGTAAACGCAGCGATCATAACGCGGCGTTTATCTATCAGTCTCGAATTGAGTCCAATGTTAGAACTCGTTGATTCGTTCAGGAATATTCGGCAATGGTTGGAACTTCCATGCGTGGTCTAGCAATCCAAGGAGCAACATGAGATCAAGATCGTGAGTGGAAACGGTCCATTACTGGATTGGCCGTACGGCCAATCCGTCCCTCGGGCATCATCGTCTTACCTAGTTTCACACAATCCGATAACGCAAGCGAAAACATGGAGGAATTTAGACAAAGCTGGGTTTAAATAGCAACCCTTGCCCGCTAGCACTGCCTATGAAATTGGGGATAAAACTTTCCTGAATTCCCGACCAGCAAGTCACCCCAGGCCACCTATTTGATACAATTGCCACGCCCCTCCTAACACCCACATATTAATAGTTTGTTTTACCCGGGCCTCTCCGGCCAAATTGTTAAGCCAAGTCACTTAGAGAGCATTTTATGCGTACCCCTCGTTTGCCTCGCCCTACCGACATGAAGTCTAAGAAAGCCAAACGACGCTCGAATCGGCGTGGCTTTAGTGCCCGGCTCCCGATGTCGGAGCAGCTCGAATCGCGTCTTGTACTAACCGCTTCTGGTTTCCCAGGCAATGACTGCCCTCCGGACCTTGATCTTTCAGGCGTTGGCGAGCTACAGATTGTCGTCGGTCAGCCGCTTAATATCGACTTGTACGCCAATGGCGCGACAGCCGTCGACTTAGACCTGGACAGCAATCCGACCGGCGACACCATTCGCCTAGTACTAGATCCCGATGTAGGGACCGATACACCGGTTGGGGCGACAATCACCACAGACGGCGTCTTTAGCTGGACGCCAACCGCAGGGCAAGTTGGCACCTTTCAAATTCCTGTGATTGCGATCGACCAAGGCACGCCATCTTTGGCAGACGTAGAGTTTCTGACCGTGGTTGTCTCGGCAACCGGTGATCAGGCACCTTCGGTAGACCTGAACGGCCCAGCCGCTGGCGTTGGGTTTTCGACTGTCTTGACGGAGAATGGTGGCCCTGTTGCCGCGACCGATCCTGCACTCACAATTACCGATGCCGACAGCGCAAACTTGGTTTCGGCCACGATCACTTTGACGAACTTTCAAGACGGTGCCGACGAGGTCCTGGCCGTCGATACGACCGGAACCTCAATCGCGGCTTCTAGCTACAACCCAGCGACCGGCGAATTGACCCTGACCGGCTCTGATACACTGGCCAACTACATTACCGTTTTACAATCACTTACGTACGACAACACATCCGAAAACCCGACGATTTTGGATCGCACGATCCAAATCACAGTCAACGATGGTGGCCTGAGCAGCCCGATCGTTATTTCCACCATTTCGATTGTGGCCGAAAACGATGCCCCCACGGTCGATCTAAATGGTGCGCCGGCAGGAATCGATTTCGCAGCCACGTTCACTGAAGGAGATGGAGCGACATCCATCGTGGATGCTGGGGTCGTTGTTGACGATGTCGATAGCGAGAACCTGGAATCGGCCACGATCACGCTGACCAATCTCATCGATACCGACGACGAATTTCTAGCCGTCGATATTAGCGGGACTTCCATCATCCAATTGTACGACGCCTCGACCGGAATCCTTACGCTTTCCGGCATCGAAACGCTCGCAAACTATCAGCTCGTGCTATCGACGCTGGTTTACAACAACACCTCCGTTGACCCTGACGAAACCGATCGAAATGTTGAGGTGATCGTCAACGACGGCACTACCGACAGTGCCACAGCAACTATCACGATCACTGTCCAAAGTGTGAACGAAGCCCCTGACTTGGCTCCGATTGATGATCAGACGGCCCAGCTCGGCACCGTGTTCCAGCTTACCGTAACGGCTAACGACCCAGACGGGGATGACCTGACTTTCCAGTTAGATCACGATGGTGCCGGCGCGAATATCCCGGCTTTAGCAACCATCACGAAGACAAGCGACACGACCGCACTAATTGAATGGACGCCTACTGCCGGTGACGGTGCAGGCCCGTTCACATTTGTTGTTCTCGTCACTGATGACGCATCGACTCCGCTGGCCGATTCAGAAACATTTGTCGTGACCCTCACAACAAGTCCACCAGAGGTCGACTTAAACGGCGAGGGCACTGGCATCGATTTCGCCGCTTCCTTCACCGAAGGGGATGGCCCCGTAAGTGTCGTTGATGTCACGGCTACGGTAACCGACCCAGACAGCACGAATATCGAGTCGGCCACGATCACGCTGACCAATCTCATCGACACCGACGACGAATTCCTGGCCGTCGATGTTAGCGGGACTTCCATCAACCAATTGTACGACGCCTCGACCGGAATTCTCACGCTTTCCGGCAGCGAATTGGTGGCCGACTATCAGCAAGTGATCCGTACGCTAACTTACAATAACGTTTCGGAAAACCCAGACACCACTGACCGTACAATCGAGGTGGTCGTCAATGATGGCACCGATGACAGTGCCACAGCGACCATTTCGGTTACCGTCGAAGGTGTGAACGACGCTCCTAACCTGGAATCTATAGATGATCAGACGGCCCAGCTTGACACCGTGTTTCAGATTACCGTAACGGCCACCGACCCAGACGGGGATGACCTGACTTTCCAGTTAGATCACGATGGTGCCGGCGCGAATATCCCGGCTTTAGCAACCATCACGAAGACAAGCGACACGACCGCACTGATTGAATGGACGCCTACTGCCGGTGACGGTGCAGGCCCGTTCACATTTGTCGTTCTCGTCACTGATGATGCATCGACTCCGCTGGCCGATTCAGAAACGTTTGTCGTAACCCTTCTGACGGATCCACCGGAAGTCGACTTGAATGGTGAGGGTGCAGGCATCGATTTCGCCGCTTCCTTCACCGAAGGGGATGGCCCC contains:
- a CDS encoding glutamine amidotransferase, whose translation is MSYWFHDQWIFQWPNVWAAQEWVIPATAIGAGLFVIILWAYRSIHAPLFVKLACATAKTLAVLLLASLLVEPMRSETKPVPGANLFVVLADCSQSLQVIDPDQSVTRAEQLKKRLDRSESWQVRLGQEFDVRRYEFDDQLSPVTDFQNFSADGRASALLSALESIADRFSNRPIAGVLLLTDGNATDTTEDTVDWSKYPPVFPVQIGSDEPAVDIQVHRVAASQTNFEASPVTVTADISVTGFPSEPIVVELLDEHGEILETQTVTKVREGQLFATRFQIKPGQRGVLFYQIRAYAESQQGVFEDASKSSEATLLNNSRTVMVNRGHGPYKVLYVSGRPNWEFKFLNRSLSEDDEVELHGLIRIAKKEPRFQFREKDSNANRIFTNTDDQAKEQVEQYDEPVLLRVGKLEQGELSGGFPKSADELFPYHAIILDDLEADFFSQQQKSLIQEFVSLRGGGLLMLGGGESFVEGDYLRSPIGDVLPIYLNSVSPRPGAGEFSLALTREGLLEPWIRVRTTQQQEQQRLDSMPQLRILNEVGALKPGASELLSIVSNRGESRPGLVTQRFGKGRTAAFLIGDLWRWKLHHSSRDNDDFERTWRQTIRWLIADVPQRVRVEAFSIKEAPNQPVKVAIQVSDESYQPLDNAEVNIEVTTPSEEHLSLKAEPKDAVSGQYSSNYVSRTVGPYRATVITNNPDGSEIERVETGWVADPAAEEFANLQPNVKLLQSIAQASGGELIPLDRLEAFVSTLSDREIPIAEPTVRSVWHTWGVFLLAISLLSIEWGLRRWKGLA
- a CDS encoding putative Ig domain-containing protein; amino-acid sequence: MRTPRLPRPTDMKSKKAKRRSNRRGFSARLPMSEQLESRLVLTASGFPGNDCPPDLDLSGVGELQIVVGQPLNIDLYANGATAVDLDLDSNPTGDTIRLVLDPDVGTDTPVGATITTDGVFSWTPTAGQVGTFQIPVIAIDQGTPSLADVEFLTVVVSATGDQAPSVDLNGPAAGVGFSTVLTENGGPVAATDPALTITDADSANLVSATITLTNFQDGADEVLAVDTTGTSIAASSYNPATGELTLTGSDTLANYITVLQSLTYDNTSENPTILDRTIQITVNDGGLSSPIVISTISIVAENDAPTVDLNGAPAGIDFAATFTEGDGATSIVDAGVVVDDVDSENLESATITLTNLIDTDDEFLAVDISGTSIIQLYDASTGILTLSGIETLANYQLVLSTLVYNNTSVDPDETDRNVEVIVNDGTTDSATATITITVQSVNEAPDLAPIDDQTAQLGTVFQLTVTANDPDGDDLTFQLDHDGAGANIPALATITKTSDTTALIEWTPTAGDGAGPFTFVVLVTDDASTPLADSETFVVTLTTSPPEVDLNGEGTGIDFAASFTEGDGPVSVVDVTATVTDPDSTNIESATITLTNLIDTDDEFLAVDVSGTSINQLYDASTGILTLSGSELVADYQQVIRTLTYNNVSENPDTTDRTIEVVVNDGTDDSATATISVTVEGVNDAPNLESIDDQTAQLDTVFQITVTATDPDGDDLTFQLDHDGAGANIPALATITKTSDTTALIEWTPTAGDGAGPFTFVVLVTDDASTPLADSETFVVTLLTDPPEVDLNGEGAGIDFAASFTEGDGPVSVVDVTATVTDPDSTNIESATITLNNLIDTDDEFLAVDVSGTSINQLYDASTGILTLSGSELVADYQQVIRTLTYNNVSEDPDITDRAIEVIVNDGVNNSAVANITVAVAAENDSPQLTLPAPYDSGSPVEVDIDTEVTFDILVDDPDHAPISRTYILDLDGSGIPLEIAQPTLTTPSEGVAGGTFSWTPSQTGTFTITIIVLDGDGAPDQETFILTVVDPIAASGLEGEPFDTELNDLALMGLMEDEI